The following DNA comes from Meiothermus sp..
GTCGTGCACCGTGCCGCCACCGCCGCGTTTTTTTCCTCGGGCCACCTGCCCAACCCCCCAGCACGCCTTTTCTACAGCGTCTTCACCAGCGAATACGCCGCCGCCATGCAGCAAAGCGGCCAGGCCAACAGCATCCTGGGTGGCCTCGACCCCCAGGTCTTCGGCGTAGCCGAAAACACCCTGGCGGTGCGGATGAACGTGCAGGCCTACCTACCCCAAAAGCGAGCGGCCATCGCCGCCCACCGCTCGCAGTTCGCCGACCGCATCCAGGCCATGAACGCCACCCTCGATCGCCAAGCCCTCATGGAGCAGCTGATCTCGGTGGAAACCTTCGCTCTGGGTGGAACCCGCGGCCCCATCCCGCGCTGGCCCTTGCAGGACTTGTTCGAAGGCCTGTAATACCGGTTCCGCTTGAATCCTTCACCTTTGATTACGCCCAAAGGTGAAGGATTCGAGCCGACCGAAGGGAGTAGGAGTGCATTCCGGCAGTATCGTTTAGGCTTTCTAAAGTGAACAATACTGCCAGAATACGTATAAAGCGTTCAGGCTTTGGGCACCTCAGGCACAAAACCCTCGCCCAGCGGCAAGGAGCGAATCTCCTCCGGGGTAATCTGGTACCTCTCAGCGCACCAGTGGCACTGCACCTCGGCCCCCCCGTCCTGCTCGATCATTTCTTCGCGCTCCTGTGGCGAAAAGTAGACCAGGGCGTTTAGGGCCCGTTCCCGGCTACAGCGGCAGCGGAAGGCCAGGGGGATATACCCTTTACGGAAGCCCACCGCGCTCAGGTCGGTGGGGTCATAGCCCAGGCCCTCCAACAAGGTCTCGACGGTGCCCTCGAGGCCCCTCTCCAGCAACAGGTCGGTAATACCGGTGCGGCCCTGCAGGTTTTGCTCGAGCCTACCGATCACCTCGTCGGGGCAGCCCGGCAATACCTGAATCGCCACACCCCCCGCGACCTGTACCTCACCCTGTCCGTGCACCCGCACCCCCAGCAGCACCGCCGAGGGGATTTGCTCCGACTGCCACAGGTAGCGGGCCAGATCTTCGGCCACTTCGCCGCTCACCAGCTCCACGCTGGACTGATAGAGTTCTTCGTTGGACAGAAGCCGGTCTACCTTGAGTTCGCCCCTGCCGATGGCCGCACCCACATCGAGTTTGCCATCGGGGCGCAAAGGAGGGTTGGCCTGGGGGTTTTTGACATAGCCCCGTACAAACCCATCCGGCGCGGCTTCCACCACCGGCCCACCCAGCGGCCCATCGCCCACAAACTGCAGACCAATCCGCTCCTTGGGGGTTTTTGAGAGCAGAAAGGTCAGCAGCAATACTCCACTCATAGCCCGGCCCAGTGCTGCAGTGGCAGTGGGCGAAAGTTGGTGACGCTCACGGGCTTCCTCGACAATATCGGTGGTCTCCACGGCCAGCACCCGCAGGTTTCCCTCGGCAGCCAGCCCACGAATCAAACGACCCATAACTCTCCGATTGTAGCAGCAGCACCACTGGTAAAAGGGTGCTGGTTCAGGGTTTGACGCTCGTCCCCATTCAAGCAGTTATTGTGAAGTGTTGCTCTAGAATCCTCTGACATCTTTCGAGTATCCTGAGCTACATGAACCTCGACTCCCCGCGCATCCTGGTACTCAATGCTGGGTATGAGCCCCTGGGTTTAGCCAGCGTCAAGCGGGCCGTCATCCTGGTCATGAACGGAACCGCCGAAATGGTCGAGGAAAGCGGCGAATACCTACGAACTCCCAGTACCCCCTACCCCATCCCCAGCATCATCCGCCTCAAACGCCTTGTTCGCCGCCCTCCGGGGCGGCTTGCGCTTAACCGGCGCAACATCCTCCGCCGTGATGCCTACACCTGCCAATACTGCGGCAAGCGTGGGGGCGACCTCACAGTGGATCACGTTTTTCCCAAAAGCCGAGGAGGCCGCAGCATCTGGGAAAACCTGGTAACCGCCTGTCGTCCCTGCAATCTCAAAAAGAAAAACCGCACCCCCGAAGAAGCTGGGATGCGCCTGGCCCGCCGCCCCATCGCACCGCGTCACAGCCTGCTGCTGGTGGCCGACCTACCCCACCTGCCCGAGGCCTGGCGCATGTATCTGCCCGATATAGACCCCCACCGCTAACCCAAAGCCCGCCCGACTCGCGCCACCCGTGGGTGGCGCGATTAGCTTGGGGCGGTATAGGCCGCCGCTACGCGGATAGCTTCGGTTGGGCTAGTTTGCCCTCGAAGGGCGACATACTAACTGAATCTGGTATCGCAGGTAGCCTCAATCCAGACCTTCTAACGGCTATCAACCCGCTCGTATACCCGGACGTAGTCCACCAGCATACGCTGGGGAAAGCGCGTACTGGCGTCGGGCACACCCGGCCAGCCACCGCCCACAGCCAGATTGAGGATGATGAAGAAAGGCTGGTCGAAAACCCAGCGGGCATCTTCGGGTAGGTCGGCGGGGGTGCGGGTCTGGTAGTGGACGCCATCTACGTACCAGCGCAGCGCTCCTGGCTCCCACTCGAGGGCAAAAACATGAAACTTATCGGCAAAATCGGCCGCAAGGGTGTAAGACTTACTGATGCCCTCGCCGCCCGAGTAGCCCGGGCCGTGAATGGTGCCGTGCACCGTGCGCGGCTCGCGTCCGATGTGTTCCATGATGTCAATCTCGCCGCAATTGGGCCACCTCACCGCGCCAAAGTTGCTGCCCAGCATCCAGAACGCAGGCCAGAGCCCCTGCCCACGCGGAAGCTTGATGCGGGCCTCGAAGCGCCCATAGCGCTGTTCAAACTTGCCGCGGGTGTTGATGCGGGCCGAGGTGTAGCGGCAGGGGCCGTACCAGCAGCGTGCACCGGGTAGGCGCTGCTCGAGCGCAGTAATCACCAGGTTGCGCCCATCGTGCACGGCGTTGAGGGTGGATTCGGTGTATAGCTGCAACTCGCTGTTGCCCCAGCCCCAGCCCCCGGTTTCAACGTTCCACTTGCTGCGATCTACCGGGCTACCCAGAGGTAGGTTGAACTCATCGGCCCAGACCAGCCGCCAGCCCGGCAGATCCTGGGCCAGGCCGCCCGAGAGTACCATCAGGAAAAGGATCAGTGATTTGAACAAGTGCGGTTTCAAAGTTTTCACCTCTTTCACTAAAACCAGCCCTTCAAACGCCTCCAGCAGTCGGGATCACATCGGTTACTCGAGCCCCCGGTAGACAAAGTAGTCGAAGTCGGCGTGCAGGCGCGCCCCGCTCAAGTCCTGGGCACACAGCCCGATAAAGGTACCGGTAAAGCCCAGCCCCCGGCAGTGGTCGTCGGAGAGTTTGTAGGCGGGAAAACGCAGGGGAAGCTCGCTCCAGTCCAGGCCGTTGGCCGAGTAAGCAAAACCAAAGGTATCCCGCTCGTATCGAACCTTGAGGTAGACCCTTTGCCACCCCTCAATCACCAGCTCCCGATCCAGCGGTTCGTCGTAGTGGCCGTTGTCGCAGGTCAGCACGCTGAGGGTTTTGCCCAGTGCTTCGTCGCGGCTCACCCGCAGGTAGACCCAGTTGCCGGTGTCGTAGTAGCAGACCAGCCCGGCCATCTGCTGGAAGTGCTGGGGTTCGAACTCCAGCGCGGTCTCGGCCTCGGCGTAAAAGTGTTGCAGGCGGCGGGCTACCAGGCTCTGGCGGTGGCGCGAGCTGAGCGACTCCCGGCCAAAAAGGCGCAGGTAGCCGGGGCGCTCGGTGAGCGAAAGCCAGGAAGGGTCGGGGGGGTGGCGCAGGGTCTGGAAGTGGAGGCTCAGGGTTGGCGCTTCGAAATCGTCGCGCTCGGGTTCCTGGGGCCAGGGGTGGGGGGGGAGGGCCGGGGCTTCCACCTCCAGGGCCGGGGTATTGCTCCCGTGCCAGAGGCGGGGCCAGCCATCCGGGCTCCAGCGGATCTTTTGCAAGGCCGTCTCGCGGCCCAGCGGGCAGTGGCGGCGCAGGGCCTGGGGAGGCTCGAGGGGGCGCCCAACCAGGTGGGCCATGTACCACTCCCCCTGGGGGGTCTGTACCAGTGAGGCGTGGCCGGCTTTTTGCAGGGGCAGCTCGGGGTGGCCTCGAGCGGTCAGGGTGGGGTAGCAGGGATCCACCTCGTAGGGCCCCTCAATGCGCCGCGAACGGGCCACCGTCACCGCGTGGGCGTAGGTCGTGCCGCCTTCGGCCACCACCAGGTAGTACCAGCCGTCCTTCTTGTACAGGTGCGGCCCCTCGGTCACGCCCAGGGGGGTTCCCCGGAAGATGTTGTGCACCGGCCCCACCAGCCGCTTTTGCTGGGGGTCGTACTCTTGCAGCAGGATGCCAGCAAAGGCGTTGCGGCCCTTGCGGTGATCCCAGAGCATGTTCAAGAGCCATTTGCGCCCGTCCTCGTCGTGGAAGAGCGAGGGGTCGAAGCCCGAGGAATTGAGGTACACCGGCTCCGACCAGGGGCCTTCGATGCTTGGAGCGGTCACCAGGTAGTTGTGCGCGTCCTTGAAGACCTCGCCGTTGCCCCAGGTTTTCACGTCGGTGTAGATGAGGTAGAACTGCGCCCCATCGTGGCTCAGGCAGGGGGCCCAGATGCCCCCGGAGTCGGGGTTGCCCAGCATCTCGAGCTGCGAGGTACGGGTCAGGGCGTAGCCGATGGGCCGCCAGTGCACCAGGTCGCGCGAGTGGTGCAGCCGCACCCCCGGCCACCACTCGAAGGTGGAGGTGGCGATGAAGTAGTCGCCCCCCACCCGCAGAATCGAGGGGTCGGGGTGAAAGCCCCGCAGGATGGGGTTGAGAATCTGGGTCATGGGCTGACTACCGCCTCCCGCAGAAAATCCCGGAACCAGTAGCCGCTGGCCTTGATGCGGCGACGCTGGCTGGAGAAGTCTACGTACACCAGCCCAAAGCGCTTGGCGTAGCCCTCGGCCCACTCGAAGTTATCGAGGAGGCTCCAGGCAAAGTAGCCCTTCAGGGGCGCGCCGTGCCGCAGGGCTTCCAGGCAGAGGGCCAGGTGGCGCTGGAAGTAGCGGGTGCGCTCGAGGTCGTGAATCTCCCCATCGTCGGCGATGACATCGCGGTAGGCCGCCCCGTTCTCGGTGATGTAGATGGCTTTGGGGCGGTACTCCCGGGCCAGCCGTATGAGCAGGTCGTAGATTCCCTCGGGGTACACCTCCCAGTCCATATCGGTATGCTCCTCGCCGGCCCGCACATACTGGAAGCGGTAGGGCTCGAGGCTGCTATTGCGCACCACGGCGCGGGAGTAGTAGTTGATCCCCAGGAAGTCGGTGGGCACGGCAATTGTTGCCAGATCGTCGCCCTGCACGGGCGGGGTTTCGCCGTAGAGGGCCAGCATGTCCGCGGGGTATCCAAAGCCGTACAGCGGATCCAGGTACCAGCGGTTCTGGAAACCGTCGAAGCGGCGGGCGGCGGCCACATCGGCGGGGTCTGGGGAGGCCGGGTAGCCGGGCGACAGATTAAGGGTAATCCCCACCTGGGCGCCCGATACATTCTGGCGGATCACCGGCACGGCCAGCCCATGGGCCAGCAGCAGGTGGTGCGAGGCCCATATCGAGTGCTTAAAGTTCTGCCGGCCCGGCGCATGGATGCCGGCGTGGTAGCCCAGGTACGCCGAGCACCAGGGCTCGTTGAGGGTAATCCAGTGCTTGACCCGATCCCCCAGGTGCCGGGTTACCAGATCGGCGTATTCGGCGAAAGCGTAGGCTGTCTCCCGGCTCGGCCAGCCGCCCTGATCCTCCAGGGGCTGGGGCAGATCCCAGTGGTAGAGGGTAGCCCAGGGGGTAATACCCTGCTCCAGCAGGGCGTCCACCAGCCGGTTGTAAAAGTCCAGGCCCCTGGGGTTTACCCTCCCCCGGCCCTCGGGCAGGATGCGCGGCCAGGCCACCGAGAACCGGTAGGCGTTCACCCCCAGTTCTTTCATCAGGGCGATGTCCTCCGGGTAGCGGTGGTAGTGGTCGCAGGCCACATCCCCGTGGTCGCCGCCTCTGGTTTTGCCGGGGGTATGGCTGAAGGTATCCCAGATGCTGGGCCCCCGTCCGTCTTCGGATACCGCGCCCTCGATCTGATAGGCGGAGGTCGCCGTGCCCCAGATGAAGTTGGCGGGGAAATCGCTTCGTTTCATAGGTCTCCTTAAGGTTGTTGTAAGGTGCGCTGGAGGGCAAAGTAGGCCGGCTTGGGTTGGTAATCTACGTCGAAGATGAGGGGCTCGCTGGCCCCCCGCCAGGAGTGGGCATCGGTAAAGCCCCACAGGGTGAAGACCTTGCAGCGGGGCTGGCGCAGGCAGACTTGCAGCACTTCGCGGTACACCTGGGCCTGTTTCTCGAGCCGTTCGGCTCTGGAGCCGGTACTACCCAGCCGCACGTCCATCTCGGTGATGTGAATTTCCAGTCCGAGCTGGGCGAAGCGCTCGAGGTTCTCGGCCATCCGCACCTGCCTGGGGGAGAAGCTCGAGTCCACGTGCACCTGGAAGCCCACCCCATCCACCGGCGCCCCCTTTGCTTTGAGGTCCTTCAGGAGCGCGTAGATGGCGTCCGACTTGGCCCCCAGGCCCTCGGCCCCGTAGTCGTTGTAGAACAGCTTGGCGCTGGGGTCGGCTGCACGGGCCAGCCGAAAGGCTTTTTCCAGGTAGCCGGGCAGCGCATCGAAGGGCGTCGAGCGCAGCCGGGCGTCGTCGCCGATCGCCTCGTTTACCACATCCCAGTAGGCGATTTGGCCGCGGTAGCGCCCCACCACGGTGCGGATGTGATCGCTCAGGATGGCCTCCATCTCGGCCGGGGTAAAACTGCCGTACATCCAGCGGGGCAGTTGCTGGTGCCAGACCAGGGTATGCCCCCGCACCGCCTGCCGGTTCCTCTGGGCGAAGTTCAGAAGCAGGTCGGCAGCGGCGAAGTTGTACTCACCTCGAGCGGTCTGCAGGGCCCCCCACTTCATCACGTTCTCGGCCACCACCAGGTTGAACTCTCGAGCCAGCACCTGGGCGTACTGGGGTTCCTGCAGCAACAAACTTGGTTCTACGGCTGCTCCAATCTGAATTTTTCGTGCTTCTGCCAGGTTACGCAGCGGCGGGCCGGGCTGGGCCAACACCAACAACCCCAGGGAAAACCCAAGAAAAACCCAACTAGACATAATCTTTGGGCCTCCTAGTTTTTGACTGCTCCCGAGGTTAGCCCTTCCATAAGCTGCCGAGCCGCCAGGGCAAACACCAGCAGCAGTGGAGCGACCATCAGGGCTGTACCGGCCATAATCGCACCCCACTCCACATCGGTAGCCCCCTGCAAGGTGCGCAGCACCACCGGTATGGTTTTGGTCTCCTGGGTACGCATTATCACGTTCACATCAGCAAAGCGGTTCCACGAGCCGATAAAGGTAATCAGGCCCAGGGTGCCGAGGGCCGGGCGGATCAGGGGCAGAACGACGCGCCAGTAAATCTGGAACTCGCTGCAGCCGTCTATCCGCGCTGCATCCACCAGTTCCTTAGGAATGGCCGAGATGATGTACTGCCGCATCATAAAGATGCCCAGTGCGCTGGCCATAGCCGGTACCCAGAGGGCTTTGGGGGTGTTGATCCATCCGATCTGGTAGATGAGCAAATAGAAGGGAATCAGGTTGAGAATGGCGGGTATCAACAAGGTCGCCATGACCACCGCAAAGAGCTGTTCGCGCCAGCGGAACTGGTACATGGCAAAGCCAAAACCGGCCAGACTGCAAAAAAACAGGCTGGTGATGGTGGTCATCAGGGCCAGGTAGAAGTTGTTCCAGTAAGCCCGCCAGAAGGGTATTTTCTCGATCAGAATCTGGTAGTTTGTCAGGAAGTGTTCACCAAACCAGATGGGGGGTGGAAAGCCGAAAATTTCCGAGCGCTGGTGCGTAGCGAACACGAACATAAAGTAGAACGGCGCGATGGTCAGCACCCCGCCCAGCACCAGGAGGGCGTACCCCCCCAGGCGCAGCAGCCAACCCCCCAGGGAAACTCGAGCCATACTAATCGCCTCCCCGGGCCGCACGCCCAAAAATCAGGTTGTTGAGGTAGGTGAGTATGCCGATAAAAACGAAGAGTAACCAGGCGATGGAGGCCGCCGTGCCCATCTCGAGCCACTCAAAAGCCGTGCGGTACATGTACATGGTGGCGGTCTGTCCCCCCGGTGTGGCCGCGCTGGCGCCCCCGTTAAGCAGCACAAAGGGCTGCTCAAAAAGCTGCATGTTGCCAATGATGGTGAGGCTAACTGCAAAAAACATCATGGGCCGCAGAAGAGGCAGGGTGATGTAGCGGAACTGCTGGAGGCGGGTGGCTCCATCCACTGAGGCAGCTTCGTAGAGGTCTTTGGGGATGGCCTGGATGGCGGAGAGGTAGAGCAAGGTGTTCCAGCCGGTAAACTGCCAGATCACCACCAGGGCAAGGGCGTATTTGATGTTGGCGCTGGTGAACCAGTTGATGTTCTGGTCGGGCAGCAGCGCACCCAGCAGAGGCCAGGTGTTGAGGTGGGCGATCGCCAGGTTGATAACGCCGTTGTTGGTGGCAAAAAGGGTGTTGAAGATGAGGGCAATGGCCACCGAAGAGGTGATGTAGGGGAGGAAGTAAACCGCCGTGACAAAGGTCTTGAAACGGCTGAGCACCATGTGAATGACAAAGGCCAGCGGAATGGCGATTAGGTGTTGTGGAACCCCAGAAAATACCCCCAGCCAGATGGTGTTCCACAGGGAGCGCCAGAACATGGGGTCGGTCAGGGTGAAGGTGTAGTTCTCGAGGCCCACGTACTTCCACCGGCCCCACCCGTCGCTGGGCGTCCAGGCCTGAAAAGACATGTACAGAGAAAACAGCGTGGGGTACAGGCCAAAAACCAAGAAAAGGATAAAAAAGGGGCTAACAAAAATGTAGGGTGCATAGCGGCGCTGGAAGCTGCTCCAGCGCATAGCCAGGGGGGGGCTGCCCTGGCCAGAGGTCGAGGTACCAACAGACTTTCGCACGGATGCTCCTCTTGGCTGGCCCTGCTTGGGAAAACCTTTTCCCACGGGCCACAGAAGGGGGAGAAGGGCGGGCCCTTCTCCCCTTCATTTGGTTAGCGCATACGGCGTTCGATGAGCCGCTTGGCCTCAGCCAGGGCCGTCGGAATGTCCTTGCCCTCGTCCAGCACTTGGGCAAGCGCCTGTGAGATAATCTCGTTGGCTACACGGTCGTACTTATTGGCGCGCAGGGGCTTTACCCGGCGGGCTGCGTCGCGCCACAGCAGCCGGGCCTGCTGACCACCCAGGAACTCAATGGGCTCGTTAAAGGAGGGGTCTTCCTGGGCTGACAGCAAGGAGGGGAAGGCGCCGATAGCTTTGAAAGCGGCTACCTGCGCTTCTCTGGTAGTAGTTACAAACTTGATGAACTCCCAGGCCAGGGCCTTATTCTTTGAGGTGCTGGAAATCGCATAGAAACTGCCTCCCCAGGAGGCGTACATACCTTCGGGGAGTTGCTGCACACGCCACAGCCCTTTGGTCTCGGGAGCCATCCAGTTTTGCAGGTGGCCCTGCAGCCAGGCCCCGGAGAACTGCGTGGCCACGGTACCCTTCTTAAAGGCGTCGTACCACTCGTTGGACCAGGCTCCAATCCGGGCATCCAGTCCGGCAGCGCGAATGTTTTTGGCCAGCTCAAAGGCCCGCACAAAGCGGGGGCTATCCACAACCACCTTGCCCTGGGCATCGAAGTAAGGGCTGTTGTTGGCTGGGGTGGTGGCGAAGATGTTGATCCAGGCCACATCGGAAGCGTCGGCAATGAGGAAAGCGCCGGTGGTGGCCTTGATTTTACGGCCAGCGGCAATATAGCCCGGCCAGGTCATCATGTTTTTGGGATCTACGCCAGCCTTTTGCAGGATATCCACCCGGTAAAAGAAAGTGCCGGGCCCGATGTCCACCGGCATGGCGATAAACCGCCCATCCGACGCGGTGGCTTGGGCGATCGTATAGGGAGTGAAGAGCCGCTTATACTGCCCGGCATTGTAGGGGGCCTTGTTCAGGTCTTCAAAACCCTGCCCTTCGGCAAAGCGGCCTACAAACCCAACCTCGATGGCCGCCACATCGGGCAGACCTTGCCCGGTGGCCAGCGCAGTGGTAAGGGCGTTGTGGTGGTCGGCGTACTGCTGGATTACCAGCTTGACTTCGACATCGGGGTATTTCTTGTTGAACAACGGAATTTGTGCCTTGAGGGCGTCGTCGAGGTTGGGAAAGACCCCAACCGTGAGGGTGGTTTTCTGGGCCAGGCCCAGCCCAAACAGTACCAACAGTGCCAGCAGCGATGGGATTTGCTTCATGGTTTCCTCCTAAACAAACAGATTGCCTGAACCGGTTTTGAAAGCGCTTTCAAAGTTATTTAGATTGTTTTCATCACCTCCTTCGCTCCATCCGTCAGGTCAACAGGTGCGCAGCCAGAGCACCCGAGGAGCGGATCAAAGACGTGGATTCCCGCACTACCAGGTTAGTAGAGAGGGGCTTGGGCGTGTAATCGTGACCCTCGAGGAGGGCCAGCATCAGACGCGCGGCCTCCCAGCCCATGGCCGGGCCCGGCTGGCGGACGGTAGTGAGGGGTGGGGTGAAGTAGCTCGAGCTGGGCAGGTCGTCGAAACCCACCAGCGAGACATCGTGGGGAACACGAATTCCCCGGCGGTACAGGGCCACATTGGCGCCGTAGGCCATCTGGTCGTTGGCAGCGAAAATGGCGGTGAACAGAGCACCTCGAGCCAGCAGTGCCTCGACGGCCAGCACCCCGGACTGCTCCATATAGTCCCCCACCACCACCAAGGCGGGGTCGAAGGGGATATGGGCCTCCTTGAGGGCCGCCCGGTAGCCCTCGAGGCGCTCGATGGCATCCGGGTGGGAGGTGGGGCCCGCGATGTGCGCAATCCGGCGGTGGCCCAGCTCAATCAGGTGCTGGACGCCTTCGTAGGCTCCCTGCCGGTTGTTTATGCCCAGGCATTTCAGGCCCGGAATTTTGCGACCCACCACCACCACCGGCATGGTGTGGGCCAGTTCCTTCAGGCGCTCCTCCGGCACGCTGCCGTCCATCACGATCAGACCATCCACCTGGCGGCCCACCAGCACCTTCAAGGCTGCTTCCTCCTGATCGGCGCGCCAGTGGCCGCTGGCAAAGATGGGGTGGTAGGCCGTGCCCTCGAGGGCCTGTTCCACCCCCTTGAGCATCTCGCCGTAGTAGGGACTGCTGATCTCCTGGGTAATGACCCCGATGGTAAGCGAACGCCCCTGGGCCAGGCCCTTGGCCATGATGTTGGGGCGGTAGTGCAGGCGCTCAATGGCCCTA
Coding sequences within:
- the hslO gene encoding Hsp33 family molecular chaperone HslO, encoding MGRLIRGLAAEGNLRVLAVETTDIVEEARERHQLSPTATAALGRAMSGVLLLTFLLSKTPKERIGLQFVGDGPLGGPVVEAAPDGFVRGYVKNPQANPPLRPDGKLDVGAAIGRGELKVDRLLSNEELYQSSVELVSGEVAEDLARYLWQSEQIPSAVLLGVRVHGQGEVQVAGGVAIQVLPGCPDEVIGRLEQNLQGRTGITDLLLERGLEGTVETLLEGLGYDPTDLSAVGFRKGYIPLAFRCRCSRERALNALVYFSPQEREEMIEQDGGAEVQCHWCAERYQITPEEIRSLPLGEGFVPEVPKA
- a CDS encoding HNH endonuclease produces the protein MNLDSPRILVLNAGYEPLGLASVKRAVILVMNGTAEMVEESGEYLRTPSTPYPIPSIIRLKRLVRRPPGRLALNRRNILRRDAYTCQYCGKRGGDLTVDHVFPKSRGGRSIWENLVTACRPCNLKKKNRTPEEAGMRLARRPIAPRHSLLLVADLPHLPEAWRMYLPDIDPHR
- a CDS encoding glycoside hydrolase family 16 protein, with the protein product MVLSGGLAQDLPGWRLVWADEFNLPLGSPVDRSKWNVETGGWGWGNSELQLYTESTLNAVHDGRNLVITALEQRLPGARCWYGPCRYTSARINTRGKFEQRYGRFEARIKLPRGQGLWPAFWMLGSNFGAVRWPNCGEIDIMEHIGREPRTVHGTIHGPGYSGGEGISKSYTLAADFADKFHVFALEWEPGALRWYVDGVHYQTRTPADLPEDARWVFDQPFFIILNLAVGGGWPGVPDASTRFPQRMLVDYVRVYERVDSR
- a CDS encoding glycoside hydrolase family 43 protein, with the translated sequence MTQILNPILRGFHPDPSILRVGGDYFIATSTFEWWPGVRLHHSRDLVHWRPIGYALTRTSQLEMLGNPDSGGIWAPCLSHDGAQFYLIYTDVKTWGNGEVFKDAHNYLVTAPSIEGPWSEPVYLNSSGFDPSLFHDEDGRKWLLNMLWDHRKGRNAFAGILLQEYDPQQKRLVGPVHNIFRGTPLGVTEGPHLYKKDGWYYLVVAEGGTTYAHAVTVARSRRIEGPYEVDPCYPTLTARGHPELPLQKAGHASLVQTPQGEWYMAHLVGRPLEPPQALRRHCPLGRETALQKIRWSPDGWPRLWHGSNTPALEVEAPALPPHPWPQEPERDDFEAPTLSLHFQTLRHPPDPSWLSLTERPGYLRLFGRESLSSRHRQSLVARRLQHFYAEAETALEFEPQHFQQMAGLVCYYDTGNWVYLRVSRDEALGKTLSVLTCDNGHYDEPLDRELVIEGWQRVYLKVRYERDTFGFAYSANGLDWSELPLRFPAYKLSDDHCRGLGFTGTFIGLCAQDLSGARLHADFDYFVYRGLE
- a CDS encoding GH1 family beta-glucosidase, yielding MKRSDFPANFIWGTATSAYQIEGAVSEDGRGPSIWDTFSHTPGKTRGGDHGDVACDHYHRYPEDIALMKELGVNAYRFSVAWPRILPEGRGRVNPRGLDFYNRLVDALLEQGITPWATLYHWDLPQPLEDQGGWPSRETAYAFAEYADLVTRHLGDRVKHWITLNEPWCSAYLGYHAGIHAPGRQNFKHSIWASHHLLLAHGLAVPVIRQNVSGAQVGITLNLSPGYPASPDPADVAAARRFDGFQNRWYLDPLYGFGYPADMLALYGETPPVQGDDLATIAVPTDFLGINYYSRAVVRNSSLEPYRFQYVRAGEEHTDMDWEVYPEGIYDLLIRLAREYRPKAIYITENGAAYRDVIADDGEIHDLERTRYFQRHLALCLEALRHGAPLKGYFAWSLLDNFEWAEGYAKRFGLVYVDFSSQRRRIKASGYWFRDFLREAVVSP
- a CDS encoding endo-1,4-beta-xylanase is translated as MSSWVFLGFSLGLLVLAQPGPPLRNLAEARKIQIGAAVEPSLLLQEPQYAQVLAREFNLVVAENVMKWGALQTARGEYNFAAADLLLNFAQRNRQAVRGHTLVWHQQLPRWMYGSFTPAEMEAILSDHIRTVVGRYRGQIAYWDVVNEAIGDDARLRSTPFDALPGYLEKAFRLARAADPSAKLFYNDYGAEGLGAKSDAIYALLKDLKAKGAPVDGVGFQVHVDSSFSPRQVRMAENLERFAQLGLEIHITEMDVRLGSTGSRAERLEKQAQVYREVLQVCLRQPRCKVFTLWGFTDAHSWRGASEPLIFDVDYQPKPAYFALQRTLQQP
- a CDS encoding carbohydrate ABC transporter permease, translated to MARVSLGGWLLRLGGYALLVLGGVLTIAPFYFMFVFATHQRSEIFGFPPPIWFGEHFLTNYQILIEKIPFWRAYWNNFYLALMTTITSLFFCSLAGFGFAMYQFRWREQLFAVVMATLLIPAILNLIPFYLLIYQIGWINTPKALWVPAMASALGIFMMRQYIISAIPKELVDAARIDGCSEFQIYWRVVLPLIRPALGTLGLITFIGSWNRFADVNVIMRTQETKTIPVVLRTLQGATDVEWGAIMAGTALMVAPLLLVFALAARQLMEGLTSGAVKN
- a CDS encoding carbohydrate ABC transporter permease yields the protein MRKSVGTSTSGQGSPPLAMRWSSFQRRYAPYIFVSPFFILFLVFGLYPTLFSLYMSFQAWTPSDGWGRWKYVGLENYTFTLTDPMFWRSLWNTIWLGVFSGVPQHLIAIPLAFVIHMVLSRFKTFVTAVYFLPYITSSVAIALIFNTLFATNNGVINLAIAHLNTWPLLGALLPDQNINWFTSANIKYALALVVIWQFTGWNTLLYLSAIQAIPKDLYEAASVDGATRLQQFRYITLPLLRPMMFFAVSLTIIGNMQLFEQPFVLLNGGASAATPGGQTATMYMYRTAFEWLEMGTAASIAWLLFVFIGILTYLNNLIFGRAARGGD
- a CDS encoding ABC transporter substrate-binding protein; protein product: MKQIPSLLALLVLFGLGLAQKTTLTVGVFPNLDDALKAQIPLFNKKYPDVEVKLVIQQYADHHNALTTALATGQGLPDVAAIEVGFVGRFAEGQGFEDLNKAPYNAGQYKRLFTPYTIAQATASDGRFIAMPVDIGPGTFFYRVDILQKAGVDPKNMMTWPGYIAAGRKIKATTGAFLIADASDVAWINIFATTPANNSPYFDAQGKVVVDSPRFVRAFELAKNIRAAGLDARIGAWSNEWYDAFKKGTVATQFSGAWLQGHLQNWMAPETKGLWRVQQLPEGMYASWGGSFYAISSTSKNKALAWEFIKFVTTTREAQVAAFKAIGAFPSLLSAQEDPSFNEPIEFLGGQQARLLWRDAARRVKPLRANKYDRVANEIISQALAQVLDEGKDIPTALAEAKRLIERRMR
- a CDS encoding LacI family DNA-binding transcriptional regulator codes for the protein MREAVTLSDVAREAGVSPSTVSRVINGTARVAASKREAVLRAIERLHYRPNIMAKGLAQGRSLTIGVITQEISSPYYGEMLKGVEQALEGTAYHPIFASGHWRADQEEAALKVLVGRQVDGLIVMDGSVPEERLKELAHTMPVVVVGRKIPGLKCLGINNRQGAYEGVQHLIELGHRRIAHIAGPTSHPDAIERLEGYRAALKEAHIPFDPALVVVGDYMEQSGVLAVEALLARGALFTAIFAANDQMAYGANVALYRRGIRVPHDVSLVGFDDLPSSSYFTPPLTTVRQPGPAMGWEAARLMLALLEGHDYTPKPLSTNLVVRESTSLIRSSGALAAHLLT